In Thermorudis peleae, a genomic segment contains:
- the fabZ gene encoding 3-hydroxyacyl-ACP dehydratase FabZ, which produces MLDAQAIQRIIPHRYPFLLVDRIVEIEWGKRAVGIKNVTVNEPFFQGHFPGNPIMPGVLIIEALAQVGAVAVLGMPEYRGKLAFFAGIDRVRFKRPVRPGDTLRLEVELEKMRRSIGIGQGRATVDGELVAEGSLMFALVDVEQSAEAS; this is translated from the coding sequence ATGCTGGATGCTCAAGCGATTCAGCGCATCATTCCCCACCGCTATCCGTTTCTGCTCGTTGACCGCATTGTCGAGATCGAATGGGGCAAACGGGCAGTCGGAATCAAAAACGTCACGGTCAACGAGCCGTTTTTCCAAGGGCACTTCCCCGGCAATCCGATTATGCCAGGCGTATTGATCATCGAAGCCCTTGCGCAAGTGGGAGCAGTCGCCGTGCTTGGCATGCCAGAATATCGTGGTAAGCTGGCATTCTTTGCCGGAATCGACCGAGTGCGCTTTAAGCGACCGGTTCGTCCCGGGGATACGCTGCGCTTAGAAGTTGAACTCGAAAAGATGCGCCGCTCAATCGGCATTGGACAGGGGCGAGCGACAGTTGATGGCGAACTCGTCGCTGAGGGCTCCTTGATGTTTGCCCTGGTCGATGTGGAGCAGTCGGCTGAAGCGTCGTGA
- a CDS encoding adenylosuccinate synthase, whose translation MPATLILGGQWGDEGKGKITDTLAAQADMVVRPNGSANAGHTVATEDGIFKFHLVPAGILHPHCICVIGAGVAISPPDLLAELETLRGRVQLQGRFFISDRAHVIMPYHPLLDQYEEARRGSSAVGTTLRGNGPAFTDKVARRGIRIADLVAGDAASLREKLGLALADKNTLFRHLYGAPPIDPEGMLELAQQWGQALAPYVISAETYVQDALNAGKRVLVEAAQGCMLDLDYGTYPYVTSTSPTAAGACQGAGVGPTQVDRVIGVFKAYTTRVGAGPFPSELLDEIGQLIRERGHEYGTTTGRPRRTGWFDAVAARYAARLNGMTEIALTKLDVLDPLEEIRICVGYQLDGKELIAPPARVEDYACVEPIYETMPGWKTDTADATTIEQLPAAAQAYIARLEALIGVPITMIGIGPQRKQILWRTAPMLA comes from the coding sequence ATGCCAGCGACGCTGATTCTGGGTGGGCAATGGGGCGACGAAGGCAAAGGCAAGATCACTGACACGCTCGCTGCCCAAGCAGACATGGTCGTGCGACCAAACGGCTCGGCAAACGCCGGCCACACTGTCGCGACCGAGGATGGCATTTTCAAATTCCACCTGGTGCCAGCCGGTATCTTGCATCCGCACTGCATTTGCGTGATTGGGGCGGGCGTCGCCATTTCTCCGCCGGATCTGCTTGCAGAACTTGAAACGCTGCGTGGACGTGTTCAGCTGCAAGGGCGCTTTTTCATCAGCGATCGCGCGCATGTCATCATGCCCTACCACCCGCTCTTAGATCAGTACGAAGAAGCCCGGCGCGGATCCTCCGCTGTTGGTACCACCCTCCGGGGCAATGGGCCAGCATTTACCGACAAAGTGGCTCGTCGGGGTATTCGCATTGCTGATCTCGTTGCAGGAGATGCTGCATCACTCCGGGAAAAGCTTGGCCTTGCGCTTGCAGACAAGAATACACTCTTCCGCCACCTCTACGGTGCCCCTCCGATTGATCCCGAAGGCATGCTCGAACTCGCACAACAGTGGGGGCAAGCGCTTGCCCCCTATGTGATTTCGGCCGAGACATACGTCCAGGATGCCCTCAACGCAGGAAAGCGAGTCCTCGTTGAAGCAGCGCAAGGATGCATGCTCGACCTCGACTACGGTACGTACCCGTATGTCACCTCGACGTCGCCGACGGCCGCTGGTGCATGCCAGGGAGCCGGAGTTGGGCCGACGCAAGTTGACCGCGTCATTGGCGTCTTCAAGGCGTACACTACGCGCGTCGGTGCGGGGCCATTCCCTTCAGAACTGCTCGACGAGATTGGCCAATTAATTCGTGAGCGTGGACATGAATACGGCACAACCACTGGCCGGCCTCGTCGCACGGGCTGGTTCGACGCCGTTGCCGCACGATATGCAGCGCGACTCAATGGCATGACCGAGATCGCGCTGACCAAGCTTGATGTCCTCGATCCACTTGAAGAGATTCGGATTTGCGTTGGCTATCAGCTTGATGGGAAAGAACTGATCGCTCCGCCAGCCCGTGTCGAAGACTATGCGTGTGTCGAGCCAATCTATGAGACGATGCCGGGTTGGAAGACCGACACAGCTGATGCAACAACGATCGAGCAGTTGCCTGCGGCAGCCCAAGCCTACATCGCCCGCCTTGAAGCACTAATCGGCGTACCGATCACCATGATTGGCATCGGCCCCCAGCGCAAGCAGATCCTGTGGCGGACTGCCCCCATGCTGGCATAA
- a CDS encoding DnaJ C-terminal domain-containing protein, whose protein sequence is MEFKDYYKILGVPRDADEKTIKEAYRRLARKYHPDMNKGDPQAEEKFKEINEAYEVLKDPEKRARYDRFGADWERYQQTTGASASDFSEWLFGQRGTGTTAERRGTSGTGFSDFFDMLFGDLSDLFGGMATRDRARPRTRPQRGQDYEHQIDVSLREAYHGATRRITVTVDERCQACNGTGLDGRGICPVCGGTGYISRSKTLEVKIPAGVREGSRIRIAGQGGPGTAGGPPGDLYLRVHLIPDPRFELDGDNLRTEVEVPLYTAILGGEVVVPTLDRPVVLRIPPETQNGQVFRLRGKGMPSLKGGTPGDLLVRVKVVLPTKLSQEERRLFEQLRALRESHVHA, encoded by the coding sequence ATGGAATTTAAGGACTATTACAAGATTCTCGGTGTGCCACGCGATGCCGACGAGAAAACGATTAAGGAGGCCTATCGGCGTCTCGCGCGCAAGTATCACCCCGACATGAACAAGGGTGATCCACAAGCCGAGGAAAAATTCAAGGAAATTAATGAAGCCTATGAGGTTTTAAAAGATCCTGAGAAGCGCGCGCGCTATGACCGCTTTGGCGCCGACTGGGAGCGCTATCAGCAAACGACGGGCGCCAGCGCTAGCGACTTCTCGGAGTGGCTCTTTGGCCAGCGCGGTACCGGCACAACGGCTGAACGTCGTGGGACGAGCGGGACGGGCTTCTCTGACTTCTTTGACATGCTCTTTGGCGACCTCAGCGATCTTTTCGGCGGTATGGCAACGCGCGACCGCGCCCGTCCCCGCACACGGCCACAGCGTGGACAGGACTACGAGCACCAAATTGACGTCTCACTGCGTGAGGCATACCACGGCGCAACACGGCGCATCACTGTCACGGTCGATGAGCGGTGCCAGGCTTGCAACGGCACGGGCCTTGACGGTCGAGGAATTTGCCCGGTCTGCGGTGGCACGGGCTACATCAGCCGATCAAAAACGCTTGAAGTCAAGATTCCGGCGGGAGTGCGCGAAGGCTCGCGCATTCGCATCGCAGGCCAGGGCGGCCCTGGCACAGCCGGTGGACCACCAGGCGATCTGTATCTGCGTGTTCACCTGATACCAGATCCACGATTCGAACTCGACGGCGACAATCTCCGAACCGAGGTTGAAGTACCACTGTACACTGCAATACTCGGTGGAGAAGTGGTCGTGCCGACACTTGACCGCCCAGTCGTCCTGCGTATTCCACCGGAGACGCAAAATGGCCAGGTCTTCCGGCTCCGGGGCAAGGGTATGCCGTCGCTCAAAGGTGGAACGCCCGGCGATCTCCTCGTCCGCGTCAAAGTCGTCCTGCCGACCAAACTCAGTCAAGAGGAGCGCCGTCTCTTTGAACAACTCAGAGCACTGCGCGAATCTCACGTCCACGCATAG
- the lexA gene encoding transcriptional repressor LexA, with translation MPLTEKQMEILGFIERYIAQNSYPPTIREIQQALNISSTSVVDYNLNTLERQGFIRRNRHISRGIELVYRRVTDDTSKIVRIPLLGHIAAGRPIPVLETAELSTVTEHIEIGADLVGSPEGLFALRVRGISMLDALINDGDIVVLRRQSSAENGETVAVWLRREQETTLKRFYHEGSRIRLQPANAFLQPIYTTPDNVEIQGKVVLVLRTLGNTTQH, from the coding sequence ATGCCGCTTACAGAGAAGCAGATGGAAATTCTCGGGTTTATCGAGCGCTATATCGCGCAGAATTCCTACCCGCCAACTATTCGCGAAATCCAACAAGCACTGAATATTTCGTCGACGAGCGTGGTCGACTACAACCTTAATACATTGGAGCGGCAGGGGTTCATTCGGCGCAATCGCCATATTTCGCGCGGTATTGAACTTGTCTACCGCCGTGTCACGGATGACACGTCAAAGATCGTGCGAATTCCGTTGCTCGGCCATATTGCAGCAGGCCGGCCGATCCCCGTTCTCGAGACAGCTGAACTCAGCACCGTTACCGAGCACATCGAGATCGGCGCTGACCTCGTCGGCTCGCCCGAAGGTCTCTTCGCCCTGCGCGTTCGCGGCATCTCGATGCTCGATGCGCTCATTAATGACGGTGATATCGTGGTTCTCCGGCGCCAATCGTCAGCCGAAAACGGCGAAACCGTGGCTGTTTGGCTACGCCGCGAACAAGAAACAACACTCAAGCGTTTTTACCACGAGGGAAGCCGCATTCGCCTCCAACCGGCAAACGCCTTCCTTCAGCCCATCTACACAACACCCGACAACGTCGAAATCCAGGGGAAGGTCGTCCTCGTGTTGCGCACGTTGGGGAATACCACGCAGCACTAG
- a CDS encoding endonuclease MutS2 gives MVIAPDVLVTLEFDKVREILAQHCQFSVAAEYARSLVPATDVDQVKLALALTREAVSLLREQPRLSIGGFRDIRPVLMRARQGQLLDPPALRDVFDTVEAGRVLRGQLLRHDEWRTRFPQLSAMIARIPELPQLAASLERAIGPRGEILDTASAKLAEIRREASAAHERLLERLRRLLNDPHVQPALQEPIITQRDGRYVIPVRADRRQAVPGITHDVSASGQTLFVEPFSVIDLTNRWRELLAAEEHEIQRILRQLTEAVLAAEPALQTLIEVAAQCDLTFAKARLAAHWRATEPEIVEAAASTSPAGHPTHRLNLKQARHPLLPPETVVPIDLALGEQYRILVITGPNTGGKTVALKTAGLLALMAQSGLFIPAAPGSQLSVFTKMFADIGDEQSIEQNLSTFSAHMRRMRDVLAQADQSSLVLIDELAAGTDPQEGAALARALLRALLDRWVLGIVTTHYPEVKAFAAVTPGLENASVEFDLQTLSPTYRLILGIPGQSNALVIAERLGLPRDVLEEARRYVAPDAAQLETLLAEMRRRLAAAEKTLQEAQRIRDDAERMRRQAEERLHEAEQRYAEAWNAAYADLEAELTQARELVKTLRRQLSQADRFAATMPTSALSDEATKVEQQLRQIQRRVRTRPRSHPQVMTSPGLRVGDVVDIPSLGLRGEVVALLEEDQVEVQVGSFRVRQPRSAVRPAADGTPARQPSSSTRVKVPPPPSVPLELHLRGMRVAEALPALERYLDDAIRAGLPWVRIVHGKGTGTIREVVHQVLREHPAVDHFELAQPHEGGAGVTIVYLKG, from the coding sequence ATGGTGATTGCTCCTGATGTCCTGGTAACGCTCGAATTCGATAAGGTTCGGGAGATTCTTGCACAACACTGCCAATTCTCGGTTGCCGCCGAGTATGCGCGTTCGCTTGTTCCGGCAACCGATGTTGACCAGGTGAAGTTGGCGTTAGCACTGACCCGCGAAGCCGTTTCTTTGCTTCGTGAGCAACCGCGTCTCTCCATTGGCGGTTTCCGAGACATTCGTCCCGTACTGATGCGTGCCCGCCAAGGCCAGTTGCTGGATCCGCCAGCGCTGCGCGACGTATTCGATACAGTTGAAGCGGGGCGGGTATTACGCGGTCAATTGTTGCGCCATGACGAATGGCGGACGCGCTTCCCGCAGCTCTCGGCAATGATCGCGCGTATTCCCGAGTTGCCTCAACTAGCTGCATCCTTGGAACGGGCGATTGGTCCTCGCGGGGAGATTCTCGACACTGCCTCAGCGAAGCTTGCTGAGATCAGGCGAGAGGCCAGCGCGGCTCATGAGCGGCTGCTCGAACGCCTGCGCCGTCTCCTGAACGACCCACACGTTCAGCCAGCGTTACAGGAGCCAATCATCACGCAGCGGGATGGACGGTATGTCATTCCCGTGCGTGCCGATCGACGTCAGGCTGTTCCGGGTATTACCCACGATGTTTCAGCAAGCGGGCAGACGCTCTTCGTCGAGCCGTTTTCGGTGATTGATCTCACCAATCGCTGGCGCGAGCTGCTTGCCGCCGAAGAGCATGAAATTCAGCGGATTTTGCGCCAGCTCACGGAAGCAGTCCTTGCGGCAGAGCCGGCCTTGCAGACACTCATTGAAGTGGCCGCGCAATGTGACTTGACGTTTGCCAAAGCCCGGCTTGCTGCCCACTGGCGAGCTACTGAACCTGAAATTGTTGAAGCCGCTGCCTCAACGAGTCCGGCTGGACATCCAACCCATCGACTGAATCTCAAGCAAGCGCGACATCCGCTCTTACCTCCTGAGACCGTTGTGCCGATCGATTTGGCGTTGGGCGAGCAGTACCGCATCCTCGTCATCACTGGTCCAAATACTGGTGGCAAAACCGTTGCGCTCAAAACCGCTGGGCTGTTAGCCCTGATGGCGCAGAGTGGCTTGTTTATCCCAGCAGCCCCCGGATCGCAGCTCAGCGTCTTTACGAAGATGTTTGCCGACATTGGTGACGAACAGAGCATTGAACAGAACCTTTCGACGTTCTCAGCGCACATGCGCCGAATGCGAGACGTCTTAGCGCAAGCTGACCAGTCTTCACTGGTTTTGATTGACGAGTTGGCGGCCGGAACAGATCCCCAAGAGGGTGCCGCGCTCGCTCGGGCGCTCCTCCGCGCGTTGCTCGATCGCTGGGTCTTAGGGATTGTAACGACACACTATCCTGAGGTGAAAGCCTTTGCGGCGGTCACCCCTGGGCTGGAAAATGCGAGTGTCGAGTTCGACCTTCAGACGCTGTCGCCAACCTATCGGCTTATCTTAGGGATACCAGGCCAGTCAAATGCATTAGTGATTGCCGAACGGCTTGGCCTGCCGCGGGATGTCCTCGAAGAGGCACGTCGCTATGTGGCGCCTGATGCTGCGCAACTGGAAACGCTGCTTGCTGAGATGCGGCGTCGTCTCGCAGCCGCGGAGAAGACACTGCAAGAGGCGCAGCGCATTCGTGATGACGCTGAGCGCATGCGGCGTCAAGCCGAAGAGCGGCTGCACGAAGCTGAGCAGCGATATGCCGAAGCGTGGAATGCTGCCTATGCTGATCTCGAAGCGGAGTTAACGCAAGCGCGTGAGCTTGTCAAAACGCTTCGGCGGCAGCTATCGCAGGCTGATCGCTTTGCTGCGACTATGCCGACGTCGGCATTGTCTGATGAGGCGACGAAGGTTGAACAGCAGTTGCGACAAATCCAACGCCGCGTGCGGACACGCCCACGTTCGCACCCACAGGTGATGACCTCACCTGGTCTTCGGGTCGGAGATGTTGTCGACATTCCATCACTTGGATTACGCGGTGAGGTCGTTGCGCTGCTGGAAGAAGATCAGGTTGAAGTGCAGGTTGGATCATTTCGTGTGCGCCAGCCTCGCTCTGCAGTTCGCCCTGCAGCCGATGGTACTCCAGCTCGACAACCAAGTTCTAGTACGAGGGTAAAGGTTCCTCCTCCGCCTTCTGTTCCGTTAGAACTCCATCTTCGTGGGATGCGTGTTGCTGAAGCACTCCCTGCGCTTGAACGTTATCTCGATGATGCTATCCGAGCTGGATTACCATGGGTTCGCATTGTGCATGGAAAAGGCACTGGAACGATCCGTGAGGTGGTGCATCAAGTGCTTCGTGAACATCCGGCAGTTGATCATTTTGAGCTGGCACAGCCCCATGAAGGCGGAGCTGGTGTCACGATTGTCTATCTCAAGGGGTAA
- a CDS encoding putative signal transducing protein, giving the protein MSHQKEKRNTGALVKLVTAPNTIVAELWQQALKNEGIPTMIRPMIAAFPYMTDGPCDLLVLPEQLDHAREILAALLDVAD; this is encoded by the coding sequence ATGTCGCATCAGAAGGAAAAGCGCAACACTGGCGCTTTGGTAAAGCTTGTTACGGCTCCGAATACCATCGTGGCTGAACTCTGGCAGCAGGCACTCAAAAACGAGGGCATTCCAACGATGATCCGTCCGATGATTGCCGCTTTCCCCTACATGACGGACGGACCATGTGATCTTCTCGTCCTGCCCGAGCAGCTAGACCATGCACGAGAAATCCTCGCAGCCTTGCTTGATGTAGCCGATTAA
- the mfd gene encoding transcription-repair coupling factor: MTLAHLTAYLATDTWQNQLVTTLQACSGNIGAHCEDVPAAARAPLLAALALRWHGPMLIVTPRPDQADELAELLRIYLPSSLTPQRWPVADTLPYDVLLPDADVGARQVAILWHLLSNVPQVVIVPARALGQLVGMPEALQAHTLELRVGMHLSPVDLMTSLLDYGYRRVGTVSEVGHVSQRGGIVDVWPATSEYGLRIEFFGDEIDSLRWFDPSTQRSVERTDAALILPARLASQAEIARACEQARQWDTATLRSEVKDEWNKLLGRLERGELSYPPELLAPLVYQPAATILDYLRSEQHLTVILEPANVRLALEQLALQAEDLRQTLEESGELPYGLPQPYLPLPAILTTLQQKRQLLLGQRPEDWPGETIPLPASHGYSADMPLLLGHVHELPAVVRARQQQGWRIVLVTEQRERITEILEEQDIFPRLVHHGDSETGDGASWPPGTVEVIRERLTSGWQHERCQLIVLTDRELFGYRRVVHRHAQRVRSRNDLLQQLQPGCYVVHVEHGIARYGGLVTLEVSGVNREYLLLEYAQNDRLYLPVDQLDRITLYEGPDGAPQLTRLGSPDWGRVKRRVRQAVRELAFDLLQLYALREAAEGIAFPPDTTWDIELAESFPYQETPDQWRAIQEVKADMEQPKPMDRLLCGDVGFGKTEVALRAAFKAVNAGYQVAVLVPTTILALQHYTTFQQRLAPFPVRIEMLSRLRSKAEQRHILAGLERGEVDIVIGTHRLIQADVRFKRLGLVIIDEEHRFGVAQKEHFKRLRTNVDVLTLTATPIPRTLYLALSGVRDLSIIATPPQDRVPVRTFVTPARDTVIREAILRELNRGGQVYIVHNRVQSIYHFANKIQQLVPEARVAVAHGQMNEDELESIVLAFLRQEYDVLVCTTIIESGVDMPNVNTIIIDRAHQLGLTQLYQLRGRVGRSHQRAYAYLLYDAHQPLSPEAQARLEAIQEATELGAGFQIALRDLEIRGAGDILGPEQSGHIAAVGFELYTQLLAQAVEEIRQGRPLEEPPSVTVDLPVEATIPENYCGDPAVRMELYQRFARARKMSELRELEEELRDRFGPLPEPVTKLLELARLRIRASHIGISAIVERDGEIFIRPVIGARINQDALRRQLGQGVYVTPNQVRLLISRLKVDWWDALSAVLRTIEDVGATLLLAGDD, encoded by the coding sequence ATGACACTCGCACATCTCACCGCATATCTCGCAACTGATACCTGGCAGAACCAACTCGTCACGACATTACAAGCCTGTTCCGGCAACATCGGGGCGCATTGTGAGGATGTGCCAGCGGCAGCGCGTGCCCCACTGCTTGCGGCTCTCGCCCTCCGCTGGCATGGACCAATGCTGATCGTGACGCCGCGTCCCGACCAGGCCGACGAACTCGCAGAACTGCTTCGTATCTACTTGCCCTCTTCGCTTACCCCACAGCGATGGCCAGTTGCTGATACGCTGCCATACGATGTGCTTTTGCCTGATGCTGATGTTGGGGCAAGGCAAGTTGCCATCCTGTGGCACCTTTTGAGCAATGTTCCCCAAGTCGTCATTGTTCCAGCACGGGCACTTGGTCAACTCGTTGGCATGCCAGAGGCTCTTCAAGCGCACACCCTCGAACTGCGTGTTGGGATGCATCTTTCGCCTGTGGATCTCATGACGTCGCTGCTGGACTACGGATATCGCCGTGTCGGCACTGTCTCAGAAGTTGGCCACGTCAGTCAGCGAGGCGGCATTGTCGACGTTTGGCCAGCGACAAGTGAATACGGCCTTCGTATCGAATTCTTTGGTGATGAGATTGATTCACTCCGCTGGTTTGATCCAAGTACCCAGCGCTCGGTTGAGCGCACTGACGCTGCGCTGATCCTGCCGGCTCGCCTGGCTTCGCAGGCAGAAATCGCACGTGCTTGTGAACAAGCACGGCAATGGGATACGGCCACACTCCGGAGTGAAGTCAAGGATGAGTGGAACAAGCTCCTTGGACGATTGGAACGTGGCGAGCTGAGTTACCCTCCGGAATTGCTCGCCCCACTCGTCTATCAGCCCGCCGCAACAATCCTGGACTACCTCCGCTCAGAGCAACACCTTACCGTGATTCTCGAACCAGCGAATGTGCGCCTTGCGCTCGAGCAGCTTGCCCTCCAAGCCGAGGACCTCCGTCAAACGCTTGAGGAAAGCGGAGAACTGCCCTACGGCCTGCCACAGCCTTATCTGCCGTTGCCCGCTATCTTGACAACACTCCAGCAGAAGCGGCAACTGCTCCTCGGTCAGCGGCCAGAGGATTGGCCAGGTGAAACGATTCCGCTTCCTGCCAGCCATGGTTACAGCGCTGATATGCCGCTGCTTCTTGGCCATGTTCATGAGCTTCCAGCGGTTGTCCGCGCCCGACAGCAGCAAGGCTGGCGCATCGTCTTAGTGACCGAACAGCGAGAACGCATCACAGAAATTCTTGAAGAGCAAGATATTTTCCCACGCCTGGTTCACCACGGGGACAGTGAAACAGGAGACGGCGCGTCATGGCCACCGGGGACCGTTGAGGTCATCCGCGAACGCCTTACCAGTGGCTGGCAACACGAGCGTTGTCAACTTATTGTCTTGACCGATCGCGAACTCTTCGGTTATCGCCGTGTCGTGCATCGGCATGCTCAGCGGGTGCGAAGCCGAAACGACCTCTTACAGCAACTCCAGCCTGGTTGCTACGTCGTCCATGTTGAGCACGGCATCGCGCGATATGGTGGACTGGTCACCCTCGAAGTGAGCGGGGTCAACCGAGAGTATTTACTGCTCGAGTATGCCCAAAACGATCGTCTCTATCTCCCTGTTGACCAACTGGATCGTATTACGCTCTACGAAGGACCGGACGGTGCACCGCAACTGACACGGCTCGGGTCACCGGACTGGGGGCGCGTCAAGCGTCGCGTCCGGCAAGCTGTCCGTGAACTCGCTTTTGATCTGTTGCAACTCTATGCCTTACGCGAAGCCGCTGAGGGGATTGCGTTCCCTCCGGATACCACATGGGATATCGAACTTGCTGAATCCTTCCCGTATCAGGAAACTCCCGACCAATGGCGCGCTATCCAGGAAGTCAAAGCGGACATGGAACAGCCCAAACCAATGGATCGCCTTCTCTGCGGAGATGTCGGTTTTGGGAAGACGGAGGTTGCGCTGCGGGCCGCTTTCAAAGCAGTCAACGCCGGATACCAGGTCGCCGTGCTTGTTCCCACAACAATCCTCGCCCTCCAGCACTACACGACGTTCCAGCAGCGCTTGGCGCCGTTTCCCGTGCGCATTGAAATGTTGTCACGGCTACGGAGCAAGGCTGAGCAACGGCACATTCTCGCTGGACTTGAGCGCGGTGAGGTCGACATCGTGATCGGTACGCACCGGCTCATCCAAGCTGATGTCCGGTTTAAACGACTGGGGCTTGTCATTATTGATGAGGAGCACCGCTTTGGCGTCGCACAGAAAGAGCACTTCAAGCGCCTACGGACAAACGTCGATGTATTGACGCTTACCGCTACGCCGATTCCGCGAACGCTCTACCTCGCGCTGAGCGGAGTACGCGACCTTTCGATCATCGCAACACCACCACAAGATCGCGTGCCAGTACGGACATTTGTCACGCCCGCCCGTGATACCGTCATCCGCGAAGCGATTCTCCGCGAGCTGAACCGCGGCGGGCAAGTCTACATTGTCCACAACCGCGTCCAGTCAATCTATCACTTCGCCAACAAGATTCAGCAGCTCGTTCCTGAAGCACGCGTCGCAGTGGCACACGGTCAGATGAACGAAGACGAGCTTGAATCGATTGTCCTTGCGTTCCTCCGTCAAGAATATGACGTTCTTGTCTGTACAACGATCATTGAGTCCGGCGTTGACATGCCGAACGTCAACACCATCATCATTGACCGTGCTCATCAACTTGGCCTGACGCAACTGTATCAACTCCGCGGGAGGGTTGGGCGGAGTCATCAGCGGGCATACGCCTATTTACTCTATGATGCGCATCAGCCGCTCTCGCCAGAAGCGCAGGCACGATTAGAGGCAATTCAAGAAGCGACCGAACTCGGCGCAGGATTCCAGATCGCGCTTCGCGACCTTGAGATTCGCGGCGCTGGCGACATTCTCGGACCAGAGCAAAGCGGGCATATCGCCGCCGTCGGATTCGAACTCTACACCCAATTGCTTGCCCAGGCAGTGGAGGAAATTCGCCAAGGAAGGCCGCTTGAAGAGCCACCCAGCGTCACTGTCGACCTGCCAGTTGAGGCGACAATCCCGGAGAACTACTGTGGGGATCCGGCAGTGCGCATGGAGTTGTATCAGCGTTTCGCCCGTGCCCGCAAGATGAGCGAACTGCGCGAACTGGAGGAGGAGCTGCGCGATCGCTTTGGACCGCTGCCAGAGCCAGTCACGAAGTTGCTTGAGCTTGCGCGCTTACGGATCCGCGCAAGTCACATTGGCATCAGCGCGATCGTGGAGCGTGATGGAGAAATCTTTATCCGGCCCGTGATCGGAGCCAGAATCAACCAGGATGCGCTGCGCCGTCAACTCGGGCAAGGCGTTTATGTTACCCCCAATCAAGTCAGGCTACTCATCAGCCGACTGAAGGTCGATTGGTGGGACGCGTTGAGCGCGGTGCTCCGCACCATTGAAGACGTTGGGGCCACCTTGCTCCTTGCCGGCGATGATTAA
- a CDS encoding ComEA family DNA-binding protein, with protein sequence MRQFIRRLAYWQLFLIGFLLGSLIMIGIFMVWPYHPDELVLTVLPDETPTAVTVYVGGAVATPGLYTLPRGSRVAEAIQHAVPIPEANLNTLPLGQVVEDGQTIIVPTKIPTSHGTKTADATAAASTPDMQQPAATGSPPPTPESASKKINVNTASAEELERLPGIGPALAQRIIDYRNTHGPFASLDDLAAVRGVSPRMVDAWRELATTGE encoded by the coding sequence ATGAGGCAATTCATTCGCCGCCTTGCATACTGGCAGCTTTTCCTCATCGGATTTCTCCTTGGCAGCCTGATTATGATCGGAATCTTCATGGTTTGGCCTTACCATCCGGATGAGCTTGTCTTAACGGTTCTGCCAGACGAGACGCCAACGGCTGTGACGGTCTATGTGGGCGGTGCAGTCGCTACCCCTGGTCTCTATACGCTGCCACGCGGATCGCGTGTAGCCGAAGCGATTCAACACGCCGTGCCAATTCCAGAGGCTAATCTCAACACCTTACCGCTCGGGCAAGTTGTAGAAGATGGGCAAACAATTATTGTCCCGACAAAGATACCCACATCACACGGAACCAAAACGGCTGATGCAACCGCAGCGGCTTCGACCCCAGACATGCAGCAACCGGCCGCAACTGGATCACCACCGCCGACGCCAGAGTCAGCGAGCAAGAAGATCAATGTGAATACTGCCTCTGCAGAAGAGCTTGAACGTTTACCAGGGATTGGCCCAGCGCTTGCACAGCGGATTATTGATTATCGCAATACCCATGGACCTTTTGCCTCCCTTGATGATCTTGCTGCTGTTCGAGGTGTTTCGCCTCGCATGGTCGATGCGTGGCGTGAACTCGCGACAACTGGAGAGTAA